In Mugil cephalus isolate CIBA_MC_2020 chromosome 19, CIBA_Mcephalus_1.1, whole genome shotgun sequence, the genomic stretch AAAGTACACAGTGAGAGGTTTCTTCAAAGCCCGTTCTTTATGTTTCAGGTCTCTCCAGTCCTCTGTCCCTCCCCGGCTCTGTCTCCATTGGTTCACCTTCAGtctccacctctctccctccagtTCCCTCCAATCCTGCCTTCAGCAGCCCTCTGACTGCAcccccttccctctcctcccagTATCCGCCTTCCTCTATGCTTTCCTCGCCATACACCAGCAgctcccccttccctccctccgcctccccctcTGTGCCCCCTATGGCCTCTTCCATGAGACCACCACCTCCTGCGGCTGTCGGCCTGTCTGCTCCTCCCGTTGGCCCACCAGTGTCCACGTTTTCTATGAGTGCAGGATATGACATCACTCGGGGTCACGCGGGTCGAACACCACAGACACCACTGATGCCAACCTTCTCCAGCCCCTCTGCCATGCCAGGTCAGACACGTCTTCATTGGTAACATACTGACTACATGGGGACACCTGTTTTCAGGAGGGTCTCATAAATCAACATGTGAACACCTGCAATCCAAATGTACGGTTTACATACGGTGCTACTTCCACATGAAGGTTATTGTGTCATTTGTACAATTGAAGCAGCTAAACCCAACACAACCAAACCTTAGTTGCTAGAAGATGAAAAACTTTCAGGAGTCTTATCTTAATATCCATTTGGCAGCTTTTCCGGTGCTTAACGATTGTATCCCTTGATTTTTCCTCTGCCGTTTTATTAGAGCGCTTGAATAACTTCTCCATGCTGGCttgaaagtattaaaaaatagAGGTTTACAACGAAGTTCATTCTTTAAGCAACTAAAAGTAGTTTGACCATTGCTGTCCAATTCTATTTCTGCATTGTAACTGTCCTGTTAGCTGTAAATGAGTTGTAAAAGAGTGTagtactacaacaacaactgtatCCCACTGATAAATTGTTAAACCACACAAATTTCCTGCGACATGATGGAGGGCAGGTTGTGGCTTAGgctcatgcaaaataaaaaaaatatatatacataaagaaGAATGTGCAACGGGCTGAAGCATTTACTTAGGAACAaaggaaatgtagaaaataaaataataataatctcaaaCCAGCATGACACAAGGAACTCAGATGAGGAATACATAAAAGAACTTGAGCAGGGAACACAGGTGAAAAGGGAAGAGACTGACTGAGAGACCGGAGGATAGGACACAGGCGAGACTAGTAAAGGCAGTCACTGTttgaaaagtttatttattttgtcttccgATGTATTTGCATTATTACACTCTTACAAAGTCAACGGACACAGAATAACTAAGAATGGTCAGAATCAGGGCAGgtaacactcttttttttttttcccccaggtGTTGTGTCCAACCCCATGGTTCAGCAGCCAATCATGACAGGAAGATTAGATGCCGGATCTCCAATCACTTtcccagaggagcaggaggatcTGAGAGGGTCTGGAGACAGCAACGCTGGTGGAGGCCTCTGGGGCTTTTTCAAGGTAACACCACTCTAAACCAGTGTGGCTTTATGTTACTCTGAAGAAGCTTTCCCATGTGGAATGAGTGAGGTAACATTGTGTGTTTACAGAAGAGAAAGCGATATATTGAACTGCAATTTCATTAACTTTAACTATCAGCACTATGTTTACactctgttcttctttgtaatcAGGATGGCTTTTAGTTATATGCACCCTAATGACCAGGTCAGCATTCTTTTAAGGACGTGAGACCGTCATGTCACACTTCATATCCTGTGTTGTCCTCAGGGAGTAGCGGGTAACCCTGTAGTGAAGACAGTCCTGGATAAGACCAAACACTCTGTGGAGTCTATGATCACTACTCTGGATCCTGGCATGGCTCCATACATCAGTACGTTAACCTGCtgtccctcctcctcactgaaTTATCCCAGTGACCAAACATTCAGATCTCTTCCATTAATGTTTCTGGTTTGCTTCTCTCCAGAGTCTGGCGGGGACATTGACATAGTGGTGGCCTCAGATAAGGAGATGAACGTGGACGCAGTCAGAAACGCCTTCCAGGAGGTTTTTGGGATGGCCATGGTCACCGGAGAGCCTGGTCAGTCCAACATCGCCCCTCAACCTGTGGGCTACGCAGCTGGTGTCAAGGTTAGTTCCCACTTACTTCATAaacattacttttatttttaacagaaaaagcAGAACATATAAATCTGATTTATATCTGCATTTTTAGTTACACGA encodes the following:
- the prrc1 gene encoding protein PRRC1: MMEESGIETTPPASPTPPLTVAATTASGPPLPIGLSSPLSLPGSVSIGSPSVSTSLPPVPSNPAFSSPLTAPPSLSSQYPPSSMLSSPYTSSSPFPPSASPSVPPMASSMRPPPPAAVGLSAPPVGPPVSTFSMSAGYDITRGHAGRTPQTPLMPTFSSPSAMPGVVSNPMVQQPIMTGRLDAGSPITFPEEQEDLRGSGDSNAGGGLWGFFKGVAGNPVVKTVLDKTKHSVESMITTLDPGMAPYIKSGGDIDIVVASDKEMNVDAVRNAFQEVFGMAMVTGEPGQSNIAPQPVGYAAGVKGAQERIDSLRRSGVIHEKQPVVSLENFIAELFPDKWFDIGCLILEDPGHNVRIEVFTQATPLALDHVQQAQSMTPPDYSLRWSGLIVTVGEVLERSLPNINRTDWHQAMTGMTQRQMIHSAAKALAGLYKQQLPPRTL